The stretch of DNA ATGTACAGGGTGAAGGAGCTGTTACGGCTGCTGATATTACTCACGATAGTGATGTTGAGATCTTAAATCCTGACCTTCATATAGCAACACTTGCGAAAGACGCACATCTTCGAATGAGATTAACTGCGAAACGTGGACGTGGGTATACTCCAGCTGATGAAAACAAAAGAGAGGATCAGCCTATAGGTGTTATCCCAATTGATTCAATTTATACACCAGTTTCACGCGTGTCCTATCAAGTTGAAAATACGCGTGTAGGTCAAATGACAAATTATGATAAGTTAACTCTTGATGTTTGGACTGATGGTAGTATTGGTCCAAAAGAAGCCATTGCATTAGGCGCAAAAATCTTAACAGAACATCTAAATATTTTTGTCGGCTTAACAGATGAAGCACAAAATGTAGAAATCATGGTAGAAAAAGAAGAGGACCAAAGAGAGAAAGTTCTTGAAATGACGATTGAAGAGCTTGACTTGTCTGTACGTTCGTATAACTGCTTGAAACGTGCTGGTATTAATACCGTTCAAGAGTTAGCGAATAAAACGGAAGAAGATATGATGAAAGTTCGTAACTTAGGCCGCAAATCTTTAGAAGAAGTCAAAGCTAAGCTAGAAGATTTAGGTTTAAGCTTACGTAAAGATGACTAGTTAAGAGATTAACTAGTATTTTCGTATGTTTTTTTAGTTGTTATTATTCAACAAAGGAGGGGACATACATGTCATACAGAAAGTTAGGACGTACAAGTGCTCAACGTAAAGCGTTACTTCGCGATTTGGCGACAGACTTAATTATCAATGAACGTATTGAAACAACTGAAGCACGCGCAAAAGAGTTGCGTTCAGTTGTTGAAAAAATGATTACGCTTGGTAAGCGTGGAGATTTACATGCTCGCCGTCAAGCTGCTGCATTTATCCGTAAAGAAGTGGCAAACGAGGAAAACGGACAAGATGCTCTTCAAAAACTTTTCTCTGATATTGCTCCACGTTATCAAGAACGCCAAGGCGGTTATACTCGTATTATGAAACTTGGTTCTCGCCGTGGTGACGGAGCGCCTATGGTTATTATTGAGCTAGTATAATTGAACATATGAACTTCTAAGGGCAGGACAGTTGTCAAAACTGGATCTATGCCCTTTTTTTACACGGCCAGAAAAGAAAGCATGACGTAGTGGCTAGGTTTACGTACTAAGTCGGGTGTCTCTTGAATCGGTATGCACGCGTTTTCTTTATTGTTCAAAATCTATAAAGATCAGTGGAGTATTTGAGGTTTTCAGTCGAGAGGTGGGGAATGATGGGGCGTGAAATCATTAAAGTAAAAAATGTAACATATCGATATCGGGAAGATCGAGATGAACGTCCAGCCCTTCAAAATGTATCATTCTCTGTAAATGAAGGAGAATGGCTTGCCATTGTAGGACATAATGGATCAGGCAAATCAACATTAGCAAGAATTTTAAATGGTCTTTTACTGCCCGAAAGCGGTACTGTCGAGGTTCTTGGGATACCATTAAATAAAAAAAATGTTTGGGACATTCGTAAAAAAGTGGGGATGGTTTTTCAAAACCCAGATAATCAGTTCGTAGGCACTACTGTTCGTGATGATATTGCTTTTGGTATGGAGAACATCGGGATCTCTCGCGAGGAGATGAAGCGGCGAATTGAATGGACAACTGAGAAGGTAAACATAAAGAATTTTTTAGATTCCGAGCCTCATCATCTTTCTGGAGGCCAAAAGCAACGTGTTGCCATTGCGAGTGTACTTGCTGTACAACCAAAAATCATCGTTTTGGACGAGGCGACTTCTATGCTCGATCCCCTCGGACGCAAGGAAGTATTAAGTATAATGAAGGAGCTTAATATCCAAGGACTTGTCACCATCATTTCCATCACACATGATTTGGACGAGGCAGCTAATGCAAACCGTATCATAGTAATGAATAATGGGTCAATCTTTACTGAGGGTAGGCCAGAAGAAATTTTTAAACTTGATGATCAATTAACCAAAATAGGACTTGATCTTCCTTTTCCGTACAAGTTAAGCAAAAAGCTTTCAGAAATAGGGATTTCACTTCAAAGGCATCATTTATCAGAGGAAAGCTTGGTGGATGAACTATGCACATTAAAATGGAAAACCTAGGATATCGCTATCAAATTAATACACCATTTGAACGTCTAGCCTTGTACAATGTGAATTTAACGATTGAGGAAGGAACATATATAGCAATTATTGGACATACAGGATCAGGGAAGTCAACTATTTTGCAGCATTTAAATGCGCTGCTTCTTCCGACAGAGGGATCGGTACAGCTAGGGAAACGGAAGATAGTTGCTGGGGATAAAGTGAAAAATTTAAAACCGATTCGCAAGAAAGTTGGCGTTGTTTTTCAATTTCCCGAGCATCAGCTCTTCGAGGAAACGGTTGAAAAAGATATTGCTTTTGGCCCACTAAATTTTGGTGCTACTTTAGAAGAAGCAAAGAGAAAGGCTAGAGAAGCTATTCACCTTGTTGGATTAAACGAAGAATTGTTGGTACGTTCTCCTTTTGAGCTTAGTGGCGGTCAAATGAGACGAGTAGCCATCGCCGGAGTCTTGGCGATGGAACCAGAAGTTTTAGTGCTTGATGAACCAACAGCTGGATTAGATCCAAAAGGCAGACATGAGATTATGGACATGCTGTATCAGCTACATCAGAAAAAGAAGTTAACTACGATTCTTGTTACTCATAGCATGGAAGATGTGGCCAAATATGCGGATCAAATCGCTGTTATGCATAACGGATCATTAAAATTAACAGGTACGCCAAGGGAAATTTTTCAATCGCCAGAAAAGCTATCTCAGTTTGGATTGGATTTACCAGCAACCGTTAAATTTATCATGAAATTGGAGGAGAAGCTTGGTATATCGATCCACAATAAACCGATGACAGTTGATGAAACGGTTCATTTGATCCTTTCCATGTTAAAGGATGAAGCTCGATGATGAACAGCTTGATTATTGGAAAATATGTACCTAGAAAATCGTTAATCCATCAAATGGATCCGCGTGCAAAGCTACTGATTGTTTTTCTATTTGTCTTGATTGTCTTTCTCGCTAATAACACAATGACTTACAGCTTATTAGGCTTGTATATACTGATCATTGTTTTGCTTACAAAACTGCCTATACGATATTTATTCAATGGTTTAAAACCAGTTTTATGGATACTTTTCTTTACATTTTTAATGCATGTCATATTGACTAAGGAAGGTCCGATCATTTTTCAGTTTGGTTTTGTAAAGGTATATGAAGATGGAGTTCGCCAAGGTGTTTTAATCACGTTGCGTTTCATATTTATAATTATCATGACAACGATTTTAACATTAACAACAACACCTATTGAGATTACTGATGGTATGGAAACTTTGTTATCCCCATTAAAAAAATGGAAACTGCCTGTTCATGAGTTAGCTCTTATGATGTCTATCTCACTACGGTTTATCCCTACCTTGATGGAAGAATCAGATAAAATTTTGAAAGCGCAGATGGCTAGAGGAGTCGACTTTTCAGCTGGCTCTCTCAAAAAACGTTTGGAGGCGATTGTACCGCTATTGGTTCCGCTATTTATAAATTCTTTTAAACGGGCTGAAGAGCTTGCAACCGCTATGGAAGCTAGAGGGTACCGGGGCAGTGAAGGAAGAACGAAACTGAGGAAGCTGCATTGGAGGTTACGTGATACGATCATGATTTTATGTTTTGCAATATTATTTGGAGCATTACTTTTATTACGTTCATAGGGGTTAGGAAAATGAGACTAAAGTGTATAATCTCCTACGACGGTTCCTCTTTTAACGGTTTTCAAATTCAACCGAACGAAAGAACGGTACAGGGAGAACTGCAAGCTGCCTTAACGAAAATGCATAAAGGGAGAGAAATAAAAGTATATGGATCTGGGCGAACCGATCGTGGTGTACATGCCGTTGGCCAAGTGATCCATTTTGATACGGACTTAAATATTCCGATCGACAAATGGCCAGTTGCCTTAAATGCTTTATTACCGAACGATATTTTAGTGATCGAGGCGAAAGTGGCCGATGACGACTTTCATGCGCGAATTCATGCACGGAAAAAAGAGTATCGATATTTCGTTCATTGTTCACGACTTCCGAATGTTTTCAAAAGAAATTATGCCCATCATGTACCTTATCAGCTTAATGTAGCAAAAATGGTAGAGGCCTCTCAATATTTGCTCGGTACGCACGATTTTTCTAGCTTTTGTTCAGCGAAAACTGACGTAGAAGATAAAGTCCGTACGTTGTATCAAATTGATATTTGGACAAATGAAGATGAGGTGATCTTTCGTTTTATCGGTAATGGATTTCTTTATAATATGGTGAGAATATTAGTCGGTACATTACTGGAGGTTGGTTTAGAAAAACGATCACCTAGCGAAATAAAAAAAATTTTAGAGGCGAAAGATAGAAGGACAGCAGGGAAAACAGCGCCGGGCAAGGGATTATATCTTTGGAGAGTTTATTATGACAACTAATCCAGGTGTAACATTTTCTTGACATTGACTTTCCAAAGAGATATCATATCATATGGTATGTATTTTAACCCCACGATTAGCCCCGGAAAATAATCGTGTTTTAAAATAGACTATCATTTTGAAATGGCACTTTTTTATTTAGGAGGGAAAATCATGCGTACAACGTTTATGGCGAAGGCAAACGAAGTTGAACGTAAATGGTACGTTGTAGATGCAGCAGGTAAAACATTAGGTCGTCTTGCAAGTGAAGTTGCGTCTATCTTACGCGGTAAACATAAACCTATTTATACACCACATGTGGATACTGGCGATCACGTTATCATTATTAACGCTGAAAAAATTGAATTAACTGGTAAAAAATTAACAGATAAAATCTATTACCGCCACAGCCAACATCCAGGTGGTTTAAAATCAAGAACAGCATTAGAAATGCGTACAAATTACCCAGAAAAAATGTTAGAGCTTGCTATTCGTGGTATGCTTCCAAAAGGTAAGCTTGGACGTCAAATGTTCAAAAAATTATATGTATATCGCGGTAGTGAACATCCACATCAAGCGCAAAAACCAGAAGTTTATGAACTTCGCGGATAATTATTTAAGGAGGTTATGACTTTGGCACAGGTTCAATACTACGGTACAGGTCGACGTAAAAGCTCTGTTGCTCGTGTGCGTTTAGTTCCTGGTGAAGGCCGTATCGTGATCAATAAACGCGACATTCAAGATTACATTCCAACTCAAGCTTTGATTAATGATATTAAACAACCATTAGTGTTAACTGAAACTGTAGGAAACTACGATGTGTTAGTTAATGTTAGTGGTGGAGGTTTTTCAGGTCAAGCTGGTGCAATTCGTCATGGTATTGCTCGTGCTTTATTACAAGCTGACCCAGAATATCGTGCAACTTTAAAACGCGCAGGCTTATTAACTCGTGACGCACGTATGAAAGAACGTAAGAAATACGGTCTTAAAGGCGCTCGTCGTGCTCCTCAATTCTCAAAACGCTAAAATTGTTTATTTATTCAACCACAACAGCCATTGCTGTTGTGGTTTTTTACTTTTCCCCCTTTAGTTGGTAATTGTTCATTGCATGATAAACATCATGAAGATAAACAATACAAAAAAGGGGGATCAACAAATGACGGTCATTCATTCTTTAAGTCAAAAAAGACAGGAAAAACAAATAAAATACGAATTAAATATTCTGAAAGAGCTATCGCTGCAGAAAATAAAAGAAAAAATAAAGGAGCATTTTATCTTTTTCTTTCAAAGCAGGATATTATATCAGGCCATTGTGGAAGAAACATGTATTGATCATACTATTGAAGCCTTTCTTCTTGGAGCCCATTTTAGTCGGTTTGGTTTTTATGGCGAATCTATAGAGATGGTGCATGCGAGATGTTCAAATGAAATAGACGAGCTGACACGTAGTCTTTATGATTACATTATATGTTGGGGAAAATCAACAAATGATGACCTCGTTGATGAATCGATACATTTAACTTGTGAGATATTTGTACATTTTTGGTGGCGAGAAGGATATCGTATTGGGAAACAACGACATAAACTAAAGCTCATTTAATCATAATTTTTCCTGCTTGCCCATATATTGAACAAAGGAGGGGACGAGCAGGAGGGATTTTATGAAAAGGAAATTGAAGTGGATGTCTTTTTTCATCGGGATTATTATTTTAATCTTTATCATTCAATATCCATTTACTCATCAGGATTCCTGGAAACCTTGGAATCTTCCTTTATCTGGGAAGATTATTTATTTAGATCCGGGTCATGGCGGACCTGATGGAGGGGCGGTTGGAAAAACATTATTAGAAAAAGAAGTTGCCTTAAGTATCTCCTTAATGCTTAGAGATTATTTACAAGAACAAGGAGCATTAGTGTTGTTAACAAGGGAGGAAGATGAGGATTTAGCATCTAAAGACGCACAAGGATATAGGCAGCGAAAGTCAGAGGATATACGGAAACGAGTGAAATTAATTAATGAATCGGATGCCGATTTATATTTGAGCATTCATTTAAATGCGATTCCATCTTCTAGGTGGCGTGGAGCTCAAACGTTTTATGATGGAAAATTTGAAGAAAATGAAGTCATAGCTAAATTTATACAAGATGAATTAAGAAAAAGTTTAGAAAACACGAAACGAAAAGCAAAAGTAATTAGTGGAATTTATCTTTTAAAGCACGTAGAAAAGCCTGGGGCACTTGTTGAAGTCGGCTTTTTATCAAATCCTTCAGAGGAAGAACTATTAGCAACAGAAGAATATCAAGAAAAGTTAGCCATTTCTATATATAGAGGAGTTTTAAGATATTTCTCCAACGAAAAAAACCCGCCTGAATAAAAAACTGTTTTGCCCCCCGATTTACATATTGAGTGATTCTAAACATTATCGATGCATTATTTTATATGGTATACTATGGATATTAAATGTAATCGAATACAACAAAGGGTGGTATTGATGAGAGAAGAAGATGTAAGAAGGATTATTGAACAATTAGAAGAACCATTTTTACATAGAACATTAAAGGAACTAAATGCCATCGAAGAAATAAAAGTAAAAGAAGAGAAAAAACATGTTAGTGTCAAGGTGGCGATTGCAAAAACAGGAACTAGTGAACAGCTTCAATTGCAGCAGCAAATTGTTTCTTGTTTAAAAGAAGCGGGAGCTGAAACAGTAGGACTTCGATTTATTGAATTGCCGGATGAAACAGTGAAAAAATATTATTCAGAACCTACGAGCAACTCCTTGCTCTCCAATCGTAATACTACTTTTATCGCTATTGCGAGCGGAAAAGGCGGTGTAGGAAAGTCAACAGTTTCTGTTAATTTAGCGGTCTCCTTAGCCCGACTAGGAAAAAAAGTTGGACTAATTGATGCTGATATTTATGGTTTTAGTGTTCCAGATATGATGGGTATAATGAAACGCCCAGCTGTAAGAGGTGACAAAATTATTCCGGTCGAACGTTTTGGTGTCAAAGTGATTTCAATGGGTTTTTTC from Bacillus alveayuensis encodes:
- a CDS encoding DNA-directed RNA polymerase alpha subunit (product_source=TIGR02027; cath_funfam=1.10.150.20,3.30.1360.10; cog=COG0202; pfam=PF01000,PF01193,PF03118; superfamily=47789,55257; tigrfam=TIGR02027), which gives rise to VQGEGAVTAADITHDSDVEILNPDLHIATLAKDAHLRMRLTAKRGRGYTPADENKREDQPIGVIPIDSIYTPVSRVSYQVENTRVGQMTNYDKLTLDVWTDGSIGPKEAIALGAKILTEHLNIFVGLTDEAQNVEIMVEKEEDQREKVLEMTIEELDLSVRSYNCLKRAGINTVQELANKTEEDMMKVRNLGRKSLEEVKAKLEDLGLSLRKDD
- a CDS encoding large subunit ribosomal protein L17 (product_source=KO:K02879; cath_funfam=3.90.1030.10; cog=COG0203; ko=KO:K02879; pfam=PF01196; superfamily=64263; tigrfam=TIGR00059), whose product is MSYRKLGRTSAQRKALLRDLATDLIINERIETTEARAKELRSVVEKMITLGKRGDLHARRQAAAFIRKEVANEENGQDALQKLFSDIAPRYQERQGGYTRIMKLGSRRGDGAPMVIIELV
- a CDS encoding energy-coupling factor transport system ATP-binding protein (product_source=KO:K16786; cath_funfam=3.40.50.300; cog=COG1122; ko=KO:K16786; pfam=PF00005; smart=SM00382; superfamily=52540; tigrfam=TIGR04520), producing the protein MGREIIKVKNVTYRYREDRDERPALQNVSFSVNEGEWLAIVGHNGSGKSTLARILNGLLLPESGTVEVLGIPLNKKNVWDIRKKVGMVFQNPDNQFVGTTVRDDIAFGMENIGISREEMKRRIEWTTEKVNIKNFLDSEPHHLSGGQKQRVAIASVLAVQPKIIVLDEATSMLDPLGRKEVLSIMKELNIQGLVTIISITHDLDEAANANRIIVMNNGSIFTEGRPEEIFKLDDQLTKIGLDLPFPYKLSKKLSEIGISLQRHHLSEESLVDELCTLKWKT
- a CDS encoding energy-coupling factor transport system ATP-binding protein (product_source=KO:K16787; cath_funfam=3.40.50.300; cog=COG1122; ko=KO:K16787; pfam=PF00005; smart=SM00382; superfamily=52540; tigrfam=TIGR04521); translated protein: MHIKMENLGYRYQINTPFERLALYNVNLTIEEGTYIAIIGHTGSGKSTILQHLNALLLPTEGSVQLGKRKIVAGDKVKNLKPIRKKVGVVFQFPEHQLFEETVEKDIAFGPLNFGATLEEAKRKAREAIHLVGLNEELLVRSPFELSGGQMRRVAIAGVLAMEPEVLVLDEPTAGLDPKGRHEIMDMLYQLHQKKKLTTILVTHSMEDVAKYADQIAVMHNGSLKLTGTPREIFQSPEKLSQFGLDLPATVKFIMKLEEKLGISIHNKPMTVDETVHLILSMLKDEAR
- a CDS encoding energy-coupling factor transport system permease protein (product_source=KO:K16785; cog=COG0619; ko=KO:K16785; pfam=PF02361; transmembrane_helix_parts=Outside_1_25,TMhelix_26_58,Inside_59_64,TMhelix_65_87,Outside_88_106,TMhelix_107_129,Inside_130_243,TMhelix_244_263,Outside_264_265), giving the protein MMNSLIIGKYVPRKSLIHQMDPRAKLLIVFLFVLIVFLANNTMTYSLLGLYILIIVLLTKLPIRYLFNGLKPVLWILFFTFLMHVILTKEGPIIFQFGFVKVYEDGVRQGVLITLRFIFIIIMTTILTLTTTPIEITDGMETLLSPLKKWKLPVHELALMMSISLRFIPTLMEESDKILKAQMARGVDFSAGSLKKRLEAIVPLLVPLFINSFKRAEELATAMEARGYRGSEGRTKLRKLHWRLRDTIMILCFAILFGALLLLRS
- a CDS encoding tRNA pseudouridine38-40 synthase (product_source=KO:K06173; cath_funfam=3.30.70.580,3.30.70.660; cog=COG0101; ko=KO:K06173; pfam=PF01416; superfamily=55120; tigrfam=TIGR00071), whose amino-acid sequence is MRLKCIISYDGSSFNGFQIQPNERTVQGELQAALTKMHKGREIKVYGSGRTDRGVHAVGQVIHFDTDLNIPIDKWPVALNALLPNDILVIEAKVADDDFHARIHARKKEYRYFVHCSRLPNVFKRNYAHHVPYQLNVAKMVEASQYLLGTHDFSSFCSAKTDVEDKVRTLYQIDIWTNEDEVIFRFIGNGFLYNMVRILVGTLLEVGLEKRSPSEIKKILEAKDRRTAGKTAPGKGLYLWRVYYDN
- a CDS encoding large subunit ribosomal protein L13 (product_source=KO:K02871; cath_funfam=3.90.1180.10; cog=COG0102; ko=KO:K02871; pfam=PF00572; superfamily=52161; tigrfam=TIGR01066), with amino-acid sequence MRTTFMAKANEVERKWYVVDAAGKTLGRLASEVASILRGKHKPIYTPHVDTGDHVIIINAEKIELTGKKLTDKIYYRHSQHPGGLKSRTALEMRTNYPEKMLELAIRGMLPKGKLGRQMFKKLYVYRGSEHPHQAQKPEVYELRG
- a CDS encoding small subunit ribosomal protein S9 (product_source=KO:K02996; cath_funfam=3.30.230.10; cog=COG0103; ko=KO:K02996; pfam=PF00380; superfamily=54211) translates to MAQVQYYGTGRRKSSVARVRLVPGEGRIVINKRDIQDYIPTQALINDIKQPLVLTETVGNYDVLVNVSGGGFSGQAGAIRHGIARALLQADPEYRATLKRAGLLTRDARMKERKKYGLKGARRAPQFSKR
- a CDS encoding hypothetical protein (product_source=Hypo-rule applied; pfam=PF10730; superfamily=47807), coding for MTVIHSLSQKRQEKQIKYELNILKELSLQKIKEKIKEHFIFFFQSRILYQAIVEETCIDHTIEAFLLGAHFSRFGFYGESIEMVHARCSNEIDELTRSLYDYIICWGKSTNDDLVDESIHLTCEIFVHFWWREGYRIGKQRHKLKLI
- a CDS encoding N-acetylmuramoyl-L-alanine amidase (product_source=KO:K01448; cath_funfam=3.40.630.40; cog=COG0860; ko=KO:K01448; pfam=PF01520; superfamily=53187; tigrfam=TIGR02883; transmembrane_helix_parts=Inside_1_6,TMhelix_7_26,Outside_27_237), yielding MKRKLKWMSFFIGIIILIFIIQYPFTHQDSWKPWNLPLSGKIIYLDPGHGGPDGGAVGKTLLEKEVALSISLMLRDYLQEQGALVLLTREEDEDLASKDAQGYRQRKSEDIRKRVKLINESDADLYLSIHLNAIPSSRWRGAQTFYDGKFEENEVIAKFIQDELRKSLENTKRKAKVISGIYLLKHVEKPGALVEVGFLSNPSEEELLATEEYQEKLAISIYRGVLRYFSNEKNPPE
- a CDS encoding ATP-binding protein involved in chromosome partitioning (product_source=KO:K03593; cath_funfam=3.30.300.130,3.40.50.300; cog=COG0489; ko=KO:K03593; pfam=PF10609; smart=SM00382; superfamily=117916,52540); this translates as MREEDVRRIIEQLEEPFLHRTLKELNAIEEIKVKEEKKHVSVKVAIAKTGTSEQLQLQQQIVSCLKEAGAETVGLRFIELPDETVKKYYSEPTSNSLLSNRNTTFIAIASGKGGVGKSTVSVNLAVSLARLGKKVGLIDADIYGFSVPDMMGIMKRPAVRGDKIIPVERFGVKVISMGFFVEDNAPVVWRGPMLGKMLNNFFQEVEWGDLDYLLLDLPPGTGDVALDVHTMLPTCKEIIVSTPHPTAAFVAARAGAMALKTDHEILGVIENMSYYVSKVTGEKEYVFGKGGGEKLAEELQVPLLGQIPLQQPDWNEDDFAPSVYDQEHPIGEIYMQIAKKVADLA